The uncultured Fretibacterium sp. genomic sequence AGTCGATGTGGTGGCGGGGCCGGCGTTGGGCGGCATCATCATGGCTTACGAGGTGGCGCGTGGCCTGGGTGTCCGCAACATCTTCGCCGAGCGGGAGAACGGAAAGCTGACGCTTCGGCGCGGCTTCCATGTGATTCCGGGGTCGCGCGCGCTGGTAGTCGAGGATGTGGTGACTACCGGGGAGTCGGTGAAGGAGCTCATCGAGCTGCTGGAGGAAAAAGGCGCCGAGATCGCTGGCGTGGGGGCGGTGGTCGACCGAACGGAAGGCAACGTGGACTTCGGCGTGCCCTTCCGCTCCATGATGCTTATGGAGCACCGGACGTGGGAGGTGTCCGAGTGTCCCCTTTGCCGGGAGGGGGTTCCCATAGACAAGCCCGGAAGCCGCACGGTCTGAGCAAAACTGCCCTGCGGAGGTTGTTTGTCAAATTTTTTCAAAACAATGATGGACTTGGGACGTGAAGCTCAAAAGGTCCCTGCGTTTCCGCCCATCCGCCCGTCTAAAATTTGATTAAAAGGTGGCCTCCCACTATGGAGAGGGCGCTTATTGTTGTCGCGGAACCCGCGGCTGTCTTGTACTATGGGGTGGGATTGTGTTTCTTAATGCTCCTCGTACAT encodes the following:
- the pyrE gene encoding orotate phosphoribosyltransferase, giving the protein MTNPNEMVNPIVAMWRQDRYRRTRELLDLVGAIQTGHFQLSSGLHSDRYVQCARLFEFPVASKEICQEMAGLYQGGRVDVVAGPALGGIIMAYEVARGLGVRNIFAERENGKLTLRRGFHVIPGSRALVVEDVVTTGESVKELIELLEEKGAEIAGVGAVVDRTEGNVDFGVPFRSMMLMEHRTWEVSECPLCREGVPIDKPGSRTV